The Papaver somniferum cultivar HN1 chromosome 6, ASM357369v1, whole genome shotgun sequence genome segment AAGTAATCTCCTTAAGCAACACTAATATCATTCCGCACCATGAAGGCATAAACTTATAGTTGATTACAcatgataaacaaattacaatgcACATGAGATCGGATCTACCAGGGATGGATCCAGAAATCTTGGTAGGATAGGGTTGGAATATTATTAGTCGTCAATGCGGTCGAAGGCCGCGCAAAATTTTTTGAACGAGTTACATAAATAATGGTTAGCTAGAATTTACCTGTAAAATACTAGATACATAGACAAACACAACATTAAAATCCGcaaattttaattttgaaaaGTGATTGGAGAAAGATATTTATGATTTATAAAGAAAAAATGGAAAAGTAAATGGATgtgaccaatgtagtcaatatcggccgtatcggccgatatatcggggatatttcggatatcggcccaaaacgatacgataagaaggatatcggggatacgatattcgtccgataatatcggccgtatcggtcgaatatcggccgtttcagtcaaatatcggccgtatcggtcgatacgaaattttcctacatttcctgatatgagacggtattggtcgttttctataaagtttaagggtaattttggcgaagaaagtcttccgggtggtagtagaggtgcatgtagctctcgaagcaagtctactaaaattactcttttgttttttttgataaaattgatgttatctattatatcttatccgaaaatgtgtagagaaatgtttaatataaaattatagtctctaaatctagaaccgatatttcaacgataatatccccgaaataaaatcgtaccagtgtatcggtcccggccgagatgaaccgatatccgatattaactatatTGGATGTGACAAAGAAAATTCTATGTTTTAAACAAGTTTTTGGGCTAAAAATTAATTATGCTACAACtacaaggattgatcaaaaataaaGGTGGGCTAATTACTAATTCTTAAAATAAAGGTGGTCTAACTACTAATTTTCAAAAAATTATCATTACTAAATTTTTAACTTGCTAAAAATAGGGACGGGCTATAGCACGGTAtagccccttgctaggcccgtccctggGATTTACTACTATCCAGTCGTCACTCACTGTACTAAAACTCATTCGTAATAACATTTCTCTCAATACATCGCAAATATGGAAAATGTCTCTTTCAATCCTTGTTAGTTCCTTACACATGTAAAGGAGAAACTTGTCGCATCATAtatgtttttgttgattttgctgAATTTGAATGAtgttattcaactcattttaaacaCGCTTGAGTTTGAACTGGTTCTCCAATGAGCGGTATAACTGGAAAATTTTCGCAGGTACAAATCCCGATCAGAAAACCGTCTGGGTCATGGAAGAACAATTGATCGATGTAGACTCCATCCTCTTCGACTGTCCTCTGGACAAAATCAATCCCTTTTTGCTGAAGCTTATTCTCTACTATAGTCATGCTCTCACACTACACAAGCGCATCAGTCATCCTCATTTAGTATGCAAAATTATATCTCAATCAAAAGCATCCTAATTTATGGATTACAAACATTGTGTTTTTCATTGTATTTTTCATTCGACGTATTATGGGATAAAAATGTAAGCGTTATCTCGGTCGGTCAGCTGGCACAGTGCATTTAAATACATGTCATTGCACCAATATGCCCATTAATATCAGTTAATCTCAATATAAAGTGCAGCAGCTAGAAGCTAGCTTAATTAATTATACCTGGAAAGAGATATGCTGGTCTTTGGGATTAATATTCATTTTCTTTGACATGTTTTCAGGGTTTTCTGATTGCAACAGATGAATTCCAATGCCGTAATTGTGCAACCTGAATTTTTAAAGTAGACAACAATCCAAAATTATTACTAACATATATAAACATAGTTTTTATATACAACGAAAGATGTTATAGTTACCAAGCTCCATGAAACTTAAATGACGCAGGCCTTCTGATTGGTAAAAACCCAAGAACATTTTGATAAAAATCCAGAGATTTCTTTGCTGATCTGCATATAAGCGAGATATGATTCATGGATGTAATTGGTAGAGgcctgtgaacacgtaaatcacgaagtcatccgcgtgttcacaaacaatattcgcatacatcatAATTCTTGAATTGTACATCGTATGCGtaacgggatgattatatcgattcatcgactcgaagcctccgggcttgtcattgtctagtcgaatattatcatgaataatgtccgtataaaggaataaatcgAGAATCAAGTATGAATATAaatcatatgaagtttaacgctgaatgtaaggtgttgaaatgtaaatgagacagatttacgtggttcggcacgaaggcctacatccacggggtttggtgtttcactatgtattgaatggttacaaagatagtcgaatgactttagaatatacataggtctgcgaaagtagggggattacttactcttcctatttctctctcctatcttctcctctaattgctctcccaaaatggtctgcccctcctctcttagtggagaggggtatttatagggatggaaCGTGGATCCCatctctgaggtgccgttgtaatcttatcttcttgtgctttgtgcctattacgcagaggtcttcggcatatgccacggcctgagcttgaatacgaagggttatcctcgcttcttccacgagctgatcgacacATGTATATCTcttgggtatttaatgcgggtagatggatgtctgctcgtgtcagacaagtgtctctttgtctggtcatatCTGTGTCATcctaacttcctctcggccgttgatctgggatcttcctcgggattgggtgtgttaatacccaaggggtattatctggtgctcctctgagccatcatacctttgtggtcctctgtccctgaccgtcagatctgctgaccgatggcatcttctgatgagatgcttgctatcatgttttgatgtctcgcttcgcatgccttccacgtgtctctttctgtacacgtggtggatgatgaaaggtgtacatacaatttgcccctcttcttctaacttgggcgtatttttcaattttgaagaagaaaggtagtcctacacgtttcccactttgcattaacttctcccataactgctccttggtacgaggagcagttattgtcttctctagcttcataaataggaaagagaatgtgaaaaaacttttatccttttcttgtcagtgttcattctcttcttgttttcttattcttgttctttagtcatttactatcaccgttcttgtgaggaatataacattcaattttctgtttctttcttctgcttctttcgtttttgattgttgctgcccctgtatcttttgatatctccgatcctcctttcttcgattgcggttggtgcttgtcgtcctcttctatacaggtatgggttTTTCATTGgttgttcatcattgatttatctatgtatctattcgtttgtctcctgctgctgtgttcttggttttgcgatgaagatcatacatgtcgaagcatcacagcttgcccctgttctttgttacagcgtCTGTGAATCTGTAtctgagtattatccctggagtcggatggagtattttttagtttcttagggtttttcatgtttatccggatgaaccatcaattatgggttttttgatctttagtgatctcctcatattcttctctaaactgtttttgtgtttccttgtagacatgtctgatcgtccgcgggctccttaccaaactccgtcgtctagtccgccaagatcccctccgcgtagagatcctgacagatctccacttggggaaggtccttacaagtcttcgcaatcggatcctcggggtcatagggtttcatcttcctccggtgcgaagaTTATGCCTTCTAAGaaaggggatatgccgaagggtccttctggatctaggtatgctgttaaccgcgcccttctcgtcctcgtgaagattctaggagtacgcaggctcctcctcgtgatgactctaggagtacgcgggctcctcctcctcgtactgaaatagtggatgccccgccccttcgttcaatggctcctccttcagtgcctccgcagaaatctttgccgcctcctcccgcggtttctttcaaagggaagtactccaagggtactatgtcgagagctgatccgtctacaaatcttccttctaaaaggaaagcttcggaattgggtcctacttctgattccgcagacgaagaagaaactgtccccgtgatacgcagcatttcagttggtaagaagaaggtcactttcaagcatattgatcttgagatgttcaaggaaaaacatgaactcaagcttttgaggttcgcttctatgctcctgacgatgatatcacctacgagctccttgctaattatcagtttgacgagtttcatctgttgactacggttggagccttcgaggcgggtcttatgttgcccttatataagtcgggtgactccttttattatgacgtgttggctagtcgcgaaggctcttccacgaacactcataatcgttctgtcacaactatctgggaattatcttcgttcactgaaggaatgttactgCGGAGCaaggagagactatgatgacctgctatgatgactgctatgttccaaatcctgctgagagagtggtacactcctcagaactttagttcttttggggattatgtcaacagcaaaaccgtaagccgtggagtgttagtcttcgtaatattgctgctccccgtggtgaaattcgtcttttgagtgaggtgagtgatgccaagctgaagtatgttcctggtactgagggatctgctaaacggaaactctttcctgctcgtgaaaggattaagcgtgaccatgattatgaatggcatgctactgttattgaggtagttggtccttgggcttacggatggattccgggtccacgtggttggcgtccttctgaaaatagcaagcctcgtgaaactcctcctgctcgttatggagatttctgtccttggcgtcctaatttcgcgggcatgaattttccttatgctcttgatgtcgttgatggagatgaggaggagggtt includes the following:
- the LOC113291616 gene encoding uncharacterized protein LOC113291616, with the translated sequence RDLRVHRPLPITSMNHISLICRSAKKSLDFYQNVLGFLPIRRPASFKFHGAWLHNYGIGIHLLQSENPENMSKKMNINPKDQHISFQCESMTIVENKLQQKGIDFVQRTVEEDGVYIDQLFFHDPDGFLIGICTCENFPVIPLIGEPVQTQACLK